Proteins from a genomic interval of Actinomycetes bacterium:
- a CDS encoding ABC transporter substrate-binding protein has protein sequence MTRTKLLAITAAALIALTACGGDDGGDDSAGGGGSGTDTTDQGFTPPDLKALTELGEPEGEVNIVAWAGYVEDGSTDPAVDWVTPFEEETGCQVNVKTAPTSDDMVNLMKTGQYDVVSASGDASLRLIASGDVEPVNTDLVPNYADVFEALKMQPWNSVDGVAYGIPHGRGANLLMYNTEVVSPAPDSWSAVFDDASANSGKVTAYDSPIYIADAAVYLMATQPDLGIKNPYALDDKQFQAAVDLLKEQNAHIGEYWSDYTKEIQAFKNGDSVVGTTWQIIVNLAQADKAKVEAVLPEEGATGWSDTWMVATKSEHKTCAYLWMDHIVSPTANAQVAEWFGEAPANEKSCAETADEDHCDTFHASDEAYFDQVWYWNTPISQCLDGRTKVQCKDYGDWTTAWQEIKG, from the coding sequence ATGACCCGAACCAAGCTGCTCGCGATCACCGCAGCAGCCCTGATCGCGCTCACGGCGTGCGGCGGGGACGACGGAGGGGACGACTCGGCGGGCGGAGGCGGCTCCGGCACCGACACCACGGACCAGGGGTTCACGCCGCCGGACCTGAAGGCACTGACCGAGCTCGGGGAGCCCGAGGGCGAGGTCAACATCGTCGCCTGGGCCGGCTACGTCGAGGACGGCAGCACCGACCCGGCTGTCGACTGGGTGACGCCGTTCGAGGAGGAGACCGGCTGCCAGGTCAACGTCAAGACCGCGCCGACTTCCGACGACATGGTCAACCTGATGAAGACCGGGCAGTACGACGTCGTGTCGGCGTCCGGGGACGCGTCGCTGCGGCTGATCGCGTCCGGCGACGTCGAGCCGGTCAACACCGACCTGGTGCCCAACTACGCCGACGTCTTCGAGGCGCTGAAGATGCAGCCGTGGAACAGCGTCGACGGTGTGGCCTACGGCATCCCGCACGGGCGCGGCGCCAACCTGCTGATGTACAACACCGAGGTCGTGTCGCCGGCGCCCGACTCGTGGTCGGCCGTCTTCGACGACGCGTCGGCCAACTCGGGCAAGGTAACGGCGTACGACTCGCCGATCTACATCGCCGACGCCGCCGTCTACCTGATGGCGACCCAGCCGGACCTCGGCATCAAGAACCCCTACGCGCTCGACGACAAGCAGTTCCAGGCCGCGGTCGACCTGCTCAAGGAGCAGAACGCCCACATCGGCGAGTACTGGTCGGACTACACGAAGGAGATCCAGGCCTTCAAGAACGGCGACTCCGTCGTCGGCACCACCTGGCAGATCATCGTGAACCTCGCCCAGGCCGACAAGGCGAAGGTCGAGGCCGTCCTGCCCGAGGAAGGCGCGACCGGGTGGTCCGACACCTGGATGGTGGCCACCAAGAGCGAGCACAAGACGTGCGCCTACCTGTGGATGGACCACATCGTCTCTCCGACGGCGAACGCCCAGGTCGCGGAGTGGTTCGGCGAGGCCCCGGCCAACGAGAAGTCGTGCGCCGAGACAGCGGACGAGGACCACTGCGACACCTTCCACGCCTCCGACGAGGCCTACTTCGACCAGGTCTGGTACTGG